In Pochonia chlamydosporia 170 chromosome 3, whole genome shotgun sequence, the following are encoded in one genomic region:
- a CDS encoding peroxisomal biogenesis factor 6 (similar to Aspergillus terreus NIH2624 XP_001209053.1): MAVTDGKRATSRKHAIRRRRQDKPAISARLILDDHIKNDVGILSEDLFSDLFPYLQGSSEDDLPDQVHHVALSPWAPNAAPAEMAWSIVPVVRSSSLAHSTVQFSPSSSALQSFAVALQEVAPSKLSSHSRSGIEILVLDVAPVPLETVFVSLESESTKRLENGEGTFFKEHPSSPRGKNIANMSAEERLTFAIRTSLSSLKVAHAGDLFALPLAPHHVTHVPPNPGKIMLCEPVAQGILTDTTKIVLMRGRHTKHGRGLASIGTGHRLNGVGEEDEDGNTDQFFSAAEERYRTDAKADETVTETETEFSATEQEDELSDDSMDEMITLETPTLPTTNVSGLGTMQPGTPMTIGTLRGRKTNGAATPGSIFSNFTSATARPDRPRGRLFKAHGLVKPIPSDLLHPKPAPEDDEEARIYVDMSSLPKIGCFSGDWARIEVAEEPPLNGFGAFGLGSFGNVEAEVSNWRPVRVYGLPEGYSQRPVTRIPSSRAGERRMSFFESQVQRPTSPVAYASPLLLANLDDATHLRIAALKRSAYQGKGTLPRFTSASHPPYAKDIAIHHIRTPISAERSYQTAVLGGLKRYFAQKIRLVRTGDLIAVPVDAQLGRALQEATGVGGSEVDDVMALTAGETTPGQPSTRIDGVAWFKVGHIQIQKSDEDEDGTAEALWGSVACIDSSTVGMHGSGFETSRIPGMGQSSWPYYLGLKKPPRRSSDASQLAVSDQKEKFVSPLRRQLRELLAAGTSPRAIHLKMPPIAILLTSTHRNIGKATLATAACADIGLHTYTIDAYDILSEGGGSGSDVKTEGFLRTRAERAISCGPDCCALLIQHIEALTADRIEATMKEILEDTRVLIATTNEVDQVPDGVRALFTHELEMGAPDESEREAILRNVVDDRGVTLEPTIDLNSIALKTAALVAGDLVDVVERASLAQYARLESLSSKNTHDGAVVTVRDVQVAGGPLARSLTAADFDVAVEAARKNFSDSIGAPKIPNVTWDDVGGLSNVKDAVTETIQLPLERPELFAKGMKKRSGILFYGPPGTGKTLLAKAIATEYSLNFFSVKGPELLNMYIGESEANVRRVFQRARDARPCVVFFDELDSVAPKRGNQGDSGGVMDRIVSQLLAELDGMSGGDDAGGVFVVGATNRPDLLDPALLRPGRFDKMLYLGVSDTHEKQQTILEALTRKFTLHPTVSLRNVAQQLPFTYTGADFYALCSDAMLKAVTRQSSAVDAKVRAINAERAGKSQISTAYFFDHFATKEDIAVMVTEADFLAANDELIPSVSAGELAHYEKVRATFEGSRDKQPKPSTATLDHRPSSASSKGKMSAKSYGKLPASNKGKGKAIAADMDSDDEYDEDSDATPSGAVNGRSKGKGKAVMGFQDGTASDDDGLY; encoded by the exons ATGGCTGTAACAGACGGGAAAAGGGCCACGTCCCGGAAACACGCGATCCGCAGGCGACGACAAGATAAACCAGCCATATCGGCAAGACTCATCCTGGACGATCACATAAAGAACGATGTCGGCATACTCTCGGAAGACCTCTTCTCCGATCTCTTTCCATACCTCCAAGGCA GCTCCGAAGACGACCTGCCGGACCAGGTTCACCACGTTGCGCTGTCTCCATGGGCTCCCAACGCTGCCCCTGCTGAGATGGCTTGGTCCATAGTTCCTGTGGTGCGATCCTCTTCGTTGGCACATTCTACCGTGCAATTTTCCCCGTCGTCATCAGCCTTGCAGAGCTTTGCCGTGGCATTGCAAGAAGTTGCGCCATCCAAGTTGTCCAGTCATAGCCGAAGCGGCATAGAAATATTGGTTCTGGACGTCGCTCCTGTACCTCTTGAAACCGTCTTCGTCAGCTTAGAGAGCGAGTCAACTAAACGGTTAGAGAATGGCGAAGGCACGTTCTTCAAAGAACACCCGTCCAGCCCAAGAGGAAAGAACATTGCGAACATGAGCGCCGAAGAGAGGCTCACGTTTGCGATTCGAACTTCTCTAAGCAGTCTTAAAGTTGCGCATGCGGGCGACTTGTTTGCTCTACCGTTGGCACCTCATCATGTCACCCACGTGCCACCAAACCCAGGAAAAATCATGCTATGCGAGCCAGTAGCTCAAGGGATTCTAACGGACACGACAAAAATCGTTCTCATGCGCGGGAGACATACGAAACACGGCCGAGGGCTCGCGTCCATAGGCACCGGCCATCGACTTAATGGTGTaggcgaggaggacgaggacggcaATACCGACCAGTTTTTCTCGGCGGCTGAAGAGCGTTATCGAACCGATGCGAAAGCGGACGAAACTGTGACCGAAACCGAGACGGAATTTTCGGCAACggaacaagaagatgagTTGTCTGACGATTCAATGGATGAAATGATCACTCTAGAAACCCCAACGCTCCCTACTACCAACGTGAGTGGACTCGGCACAATGCAACCTGGGACTCCAATGACGATTGGAACGCTCCGTGGAAGAAAAACCAACGGGGCTGCAACACCTGGATCAATATTTTCCAATTTCACTTCAGCCACAGCTCGACCAGATCGACCACGGGGCCGACTGTTTAAAGCGCATGGCCTTGTGAAGCCCATTCCATCTGATCTGTTGCATCCCAAGCCGGCTccagaagacgacgaagaggcGCGGATATACGTTGATATGAGCTCTTTGCCAAAGATTGGTTGCTTTTCGGGTGATTGGGCGAGAATTGAAGTGGCCGAGGAGCCGCCATTGAACGGATTCGGTGCGTTTGGATTAGGAAGCTTTGGCAATGTGGAAGCCGAGGTGTCAAACTGGCGCCCTGTCAGAGTCTATGGTCTACCAGAAGGATACTCTCAGCGACCGGTTACTCGCATCCCTAGTTCCAGAGCAGGCGAAAGGAGGATGTCCTTCTTTGAATCACAAGTTCAGCGGCCGACCAGCCCTGTAGCATACGCATCACcgcttttgcttgccaatCTAGACGATGCTACACATTTACGCATCGCGGCTCTCAAACGATCAGCCTATCAAGGGAAAGGCACGCTTCCTCGCTTTACCAGTGCATCGCACCCACCATACGCAAAAGACATTGCCATTCACCATATCCGCACGCCAATCTCGGCTGAAAGGTCGTACCAGACTGCCGTGCTAGGTGGGTTGAAACGATATTTTGCTCAGAAAATTCGCCTAGTCCGAACTGGAGATTTGATCGCGGTACCAGTAGATGCTCAACTGGGGCGAGCGCTACAAGAAGCAACAGGCGTGGGAGGTTCAGAGGTAGATGACgtgatggcattgacagcTGGTGAGACCACGCCGGGGCAACCGTCGACTCGTATTGATGGCGTTGCTTGGTTCAAAGTTGGACACATACAAATTCAAAAATctgacgaggatgaagatgggacGGCTGAGGCGCTCTGGGGTTCTGTTGCATGCATTGACAGCTCAACTGTAGGCATGCACGGATCAGGGTTCGAGACGAGCCGCATACCGGGAATGGGCCAGAGCTCTTGGCCGTATTACCTGGGGCTGAAGAAACCTCCGAGGAGGTCGTCCGATGCCAGTCAACTGGCTGTATCAGATCAGAAGGAAAAGTTCGTGTCACCGCTGAGACGGCAACTTCGAGAGCTGCTTGCTGCAGGGACCAGCCCTAGGGCAATTCACCTCAAAATGCCGCCAATTGCAATTTTGTTGACCTCCACGCACCGTAACATTGGTAAAGCTACTctggcaacagcagcctgCGCTGATATTGGTCTTCATACGTACACCATCGATGCCTATGATATATTGAGTGAAGGCGGTGGAAGTGGAAGCGATGTAAAAACTGAAGGATTCCTTCGAACACGGGCAGAGAGAGCGATTAGCTGCGGCCCGGACTGCTGTGCTCTTCTTATCCAGCATATCGAGGCACTTACAGCCGATAGGATCGAGGCTACGATGAAGGAGATTCTGGAGGACACTAGGGTTCTAATCGCTACGACCAACGAAGTCGACCAAGTACCAGATGGCGTCCGAGCCTTATTCACGCACGAATTGGAGATGGGTGCACCTGACGAGTCAGAGCGCGAGGCCATTCTGAGAAATGTCGTGGACGACCGAGGTGTCACTCTCGAGCCGACGATTGACTTGAACTCAATTGCACTAAAAACCGCTGCTTTGGTTGCTGGCGACTTggtcgatgttgttgagcGGGCATCCTTGGCCCAATACGCCCGCCTCGAATCACTTTCCTCAAAAAATACACATGATGGTGCTGTCGTAACTGTCCGAGACGTTCAAGTTGCTGGAGGTCCTCTGGCACGATCTCTTACAGCTGCTGACtttgatgttgccgttgaGGCTGCTCGCAAGAATTTCTCTGATTCTATCGGCGCACCCAAGATTCCCAACGTCACCTGGGACGATGTCGGTGGTCTCAGCAATGTCAAGGATGCGGTAACCGAGACAATCCAGCTGCCATTGGAGCGCCCTGAACTGTTCGCTAAgggcatgaagaagaggtcAGGCATCCTTTTCTACGGTCCTCCTGGCACCGGTAAGAcattgttggcaaaagccaTCGCCACAGAGTACAGCCTCAACTTTTTCAGCGTCAAAGGACCAGAACTGCTGAACATGTACATTGGTGAGTCGGAAGCCAATGTACGAAGAGTGTTTCAACGTGCACGAGACGCACGCCCTTGCGTCGTGTTCTTTGACGAGTTGGACTCCGTCGCGCCAAAGAGAGGTAATCAGGGCGACAGCGGTGGTGTTATGGATCGTATTGTGTCTCAGCTTCTGGCTGAACTTGACGGCATGTCTGGCGGAGACGACGCTGGTGGTGTGTTCGTCGTTGGTGCgaccaacagaccagaccttctgGACCCTgccctcctccgcccagGTCGTTTTGACAAGATGCTTTATCTCGGGGTATCTGATACGCACGAGAAGCAGCAAACCATCCTGGAAGCATTGACGCGAAA ATTCACCCTTCATCCCACAGTCTCGCTGCGAAATGTTGCCCAACAGCTTCCATTTACGTACACTGGCGCCGATTTCTATGCCTTGTGCAGCGATGCCATGCTCAAAGCAGTTACACGGCAATCATCTGCCGTGGACGCCAAAGTCCGTGCCATCAATGCTGAGCGCGCAGGCAAATCTCAGATTTCCACTGCATACTTCTTCGACCATTTCGCAACCAAGGAAGATATCGCAGTCATGGTTACTGAGGCAGatttcttggctgccaatgACGAGCTTATTCCAAGTGTAAGTGCTGGCGAACTAGCCCATTACGAAAAAGTTCGTGCGACATTTGAGGGTAGCCGGGATAAGCAGCCCAAACCCAGTACTGCAACGCTGGACCACAGACCATCGTCAGCATCAAGTAAAGGCAAGATGAGCGCAAAATCTTACGGGAAGTTGCCCGCGTCcaacaagggcaaaggcaaagctATAGCGGCAGATATGGATAGCGACGACGAATATGATGAGGACTCAGATGCAACGCCCAGTGGCGCCGTTAATGGTCGGTCAAAGGGCAAGGGAAAGGCGGTCATGGGGTTTCAAGATGGGACTGccagtgatgatgacgggTTGTACTAA
- a CDS encoding thioredoxin-like fold protein (similar to Metarhizium robertsii ARSEF 23 XP_007819586.1) encodes MTTYSTDPALYIFTSLTAGSSHIVTATSRLETILRANRVPFKAVDIATDEKARMLWGRRAGKDDGGRLRKLPGLVQEGLVLGDLVEIEDWNEYGELKQHVKIYYDEHTIPNIHNKPPEPPKPQRPAAKPAVASTTAAASKASPAPPAPPMPESKAATDATTKPKDGPVETGKQTTLPMRSVADEAAQKAKEMRLKTLREKVHGKKAEDSGSESSSKTITAKPEKEAEDKDGATEEKPHGLQSPTSGAWKHKSGDDALRETVQSPTSGKWRPKSGDMSGVTAHNRAAVTASDEEIKKAEEELIIKEDPEEEKAAETNKGSKEKEVEEDDDDDEDEDSEEDDDEDEEDDEDEEEEEEDDDDDEDEEDEDEEEENEKDEAKETKKEKTEKPAT; translated from the exons ATGACGACCTACTCGACCGACCCAGCTCTGTACATCTTCACCTCTCTCACCGCCGGCTCCTCGCATATCGTGACGGCGACATCGCGGCTGGAAACTATCTTGCGAGCCAATAGAGTTCCCTTCAAGGCAGTTGACATTGCGACAGATGAAAAGGCACGTATGCTTTGGGGCCGGAGGGCCGGTAAGGATGATGGAGGGCGCTTGAGGAAACTTCCTGGTTTGGTGCAGGAGGGACTGGTACTAGGT GACCtggttgagattgaggaCTGGAACGAATACGGCGAACTTAAGCAACACGTCAAAATATACTACGACGAACACACCATCCCTAACATCCACAATAAACCTCCCGAGCCGCCGAAACCGCAAAGACCAGCTGCAAAACCAGCCGTGGCCAGCACcactgctgctgcttcgaaggcttctccagctccgcCTGCACCACCGATGCCAGAGTCCAAAGCAGCTACAGATGCTACCACGAAACCCAAGGATGGTCCTGTCGAGACGGGAAAACAGACTACACTTCCGATGCGGTCTGTCGCCGACGAGGCTgcacaaaaggcaaaggagaTGCGTCTCAAAACTCTGCGGGAGAAGGTCCACGGCAAGAAGGCAGAAGACAGCGGGTCGGAGTCTTCAAGCAAAACTATTACAGCCAAGCCTGAAAAGGAAGCGGAAGATAAAGACGGTGCCACAGAGGAGAAGCCGCATGGTTTGCAGTCCCCTACTAGCGGTGCCTGGAAGCATAAGTCTGGTGACGATGCTCTTCGTGAGACGGTACAGAGTCCAACAAGTGGTAAATGGCGGCCGAAGTCAGGGGACATGAGCGGAGTAACTGCGCATAATCGGGCGGCCGTAACGGCTAGTGACGAGGAAATAAagaaggcggaggaggaaTTGATAATAAAGGAGGATccagaggaagaaaaggccGCGGAAACTAATAAGGGTTCAAAAGAgaaggaggtggaagaggatgatgatgacgatgaagatgaggatagcgaggaagatgacgatgaagacgaggaagacgatgaggatgaggaagaggaggaggaagatgatgacgacgatgaagatgaggaggacgaagacgaggaggaagagaacGAGAAGGATGAAGCAAAAGAgacaaagaaggagaagacaGAGAAACCGGCGACTTAA
- a CDS encoding phosphotransferase (similar to Metarhizium robertsii ARSEF 23 XP_007817855.1) yields the protein MIPIPHVWAFGEDTSLTKSGDEPLAFIISDHVAAKLLSLQALQNATEQQRRHFFNELIDILVQLRLLEFPAGGSLMPSPGQHSEPIVNGLLTMAANELQRYQSEPRNPGPFHFTKDFMEYLYYILLETSRLPLEDLERAQAQEELFALLDLAKRIPTICNSQSSNGPFILSHLDVRCGNIIIDADFGIAGIIDWEFSGTIPLDYFTPPLWITGHAQNAYINLYTDTVSNEFYTALSVKATTSRDCARLMQEWGSPRQLRFPIVQILRQPETLIRVFYSFIVRKFFTGDCEQLISEFLARNGENRTLEEEIRHRVENSKNYSQYLREHGLQIIDEEAQKRQKEFPANFKVEMAKLNKNYRSTNQTRGCTH from the coding sequence ATGATTCCTATTCCCCATGTTTGGGCTTTTGGGGAAGACACATCGTTGACGAAGAGCGGTGATGAGCCGTTGGCATTCATAATTTCTGATCAtgttgccgccaaactcCTTAGTTTGCAGGCGTTACAAAATGCCACGGAACAACAGCGACGACATTTTTTCAACGAGCTCATCGATATCTTGGTCCAGCTACGCCTCTTGGAATTCCCCGCCGGCGGCTCTTTAATGCCCAGCCCTGGCCAGCATTCTGAGCCTATCGTCAATGGATTGCTTACTATGGCTGCGAATGAGCTGCAACGATACCAAAGTGAGCCAAGGAACCCAGGACCCTTTCACTTTACAAAGGATTTCATGGAGTATCTGTATTATATTCTACTAGAGACTTCTCGGCTCCCGCTGGAAGATTTGGAGCGGGCGCAGGCACAAGAGGAACTATTTGCACTCCTCGACTTGGCAAAGCGAATTCCTACAATTTGTAATTCGCAGTCATCAAATGGCCCCTTTATTCTCTCCCACCTTGATGTCAGATGTGGTAACATCATCATTGATGCAGACTTCGGTATTGCTGGCATAATCGATTGGGAGTTTTCTGGAACGATACCCTTGGACTATTTCACACCTCCTTTGTGGATTACAGGTCACGCACAGAATGCATATATAAACCTATACACGGATACCGTCTCTAATGAATTCTACACGGCTCTCAGCGTAAAGGCTACTACCTCGAGAGATTGCGCACGGCTCATGCAAGAATGGGGCTCGCCAAGACAACTCAGGTTCCCAATAGTCCAAATATTACGCCAGCCTGAAACCCTCATCCGTGTGTTTTATAGCTTTATTGTCCGCAAATTCTTTACTGGTGATTGTGAACAGCTGATCTCGGAGTTTCTTGCACGAAACGGTGAGAATAGAACGCTAGAGGAGGAGATCAGGCATCGTGTCGAGAATTCCAAGAACTACAGTCAGTATCTACGCGAGCATGGACTGCAAATTATTGACGAAGAGGCacaaaaaagacaaaaagaatTCCCTGCGAATTTCAAGGTCGAGATGGCAAAGCTAAATAAGAACTATAGATctaccaaccagaccagggGTTGTACTCACTGA
- a CDS encoding argininosuccinate lyase (similar to Beauveria bassiana ARSEF 2860 XP_008596510.1), which translates to MRSLVASPQPGMPAIPCTPVLLYHCWPTQRTETSQLAEFCWIDLAHVVMLVEHGTIARDVGQKLLPAIREISQAGHENLAIDPTKESLLYQIEAALAEKLGDYVAGAMHTARSRIDQRATVGRIFYRTQFLQLMSRIHDFQEILITTANKYVSTVFPYHTHMQQSQPGNLGHYLLACASKLQDDFERCQMAYARLNRNPLGTVGRSGTGISIDRNRTTELLGFDGCVKNSLHGKDADYTADVMASLSFIMCHLNDLATDLQLWSTNEFDFIQLPDTFLEKSSLFPQKRNPVTLEAIKLAAGPSVSWFTNVLSTSRSAGTGDHSLHGIPANMDQALDTTSSMLILASLSVEAFQLNEKRIQKVLAESWSTTSNLSDRLIQNHGLSMRQAYAVVSKVVSTCRERNIPRSGVTADLVRQASVQVVGKEAAVSQEEVHLALDPEAFMNTRISAGSVSPTEVNVLLVEAEALLNENRRWVQKRWAGLLKARKDLDAAIEAIVKG; encoded by the coding sequence ATGAGAAGCCTCGTAGCTTCTCCCCAGCCGGGAATGCCAGCAATCCCATGCACCCCAGTCCTCCTATACCACTGCTGGCCGACACAACGCACAGAAACCAGCCAGCTCGCCGAATTCTGCTGGATCGACCTCGCCCATGTAGTCATGCTAGTTGAGCACGGAACCATAGCAAGAGACGTCGGCCAAAAGCTACTTCCCGCGATCCGGGAAATCAGCCAAGCCGGCCACGAGAATCTGGCCATTGATCCAACCAAAGAATCCCTCCTGTACCAGATCGAAGCCGCTCTGGCAGAAAAGTTGGGCGACTACGTTGCTGGCGCCATGCACACAGCGCGCAGCCGTATAGATCAGCGAGCAACAGTCGGAAGAATCTTTTACAGGACTCAGTTCCTGCAGCTGATGAGCAGAATCCACGACTTTCAAGAGATTCTCATCACAACGGCGAACAAGTATGTTTCTACGGTATTCCCCTACCACACACATATGCAGCAGTCTCAACCTGGCAATCTGGGGCATTACCTACTGGCCTGCGCGTCCAAGTTGCAAGATGACTTTGAGCGTTGCCAAATGGCATATGCGAGACTGAATCGCAATCCGTTGGGAACAGTCGGTCGCTCCGGAACGGGAATCAGTATCGACAGAAATCGAACAACTGAGTTACTTGGTTTTGATGGCTGTGTGAAGAACTCTCTCCATGGCAAGGATGCCGACTACACTGCTGATGTCATGGCTTCTTTGTCATTCATCATGTGTCATCTGAACGACTTGGCTACTGACCTTCAACTATGGTCAACTAATGAGTTTGACTTCATTCAACTACCCGATACATTTCTCGAGAAAAGCAGCTTATTTCCTCAGAAACGAAACCCCGTAACTCTAGAGGCCATCAAATTGGCTGCTGGTCCTAGCGTTTCGTGGTTCACAAACGTCCTCTCAACGAGTCGGTCTGCTGGAACAGGCGACCATTCCCTACATGGTATTCCTGCAAACATGGATCAAGCACTTGACACGACATCCAGCATGTTAATTCTAGCCAGTCTTTCCGTCGAAGCCTTCCAATTGAATGAGAAACGGATTCAGAAAGTCCTCGCAGAAAGTTGGTCTACAACAAGCAACTTGTCCGACAGACTCATCCAAAACCATGGCCTGTCTATGCGGCAAGCTTACGCAGTGGTTTCAAAGGTGGTATCCACATGTCGAGAAAGAAATATTCCCAGATCAGGAGTCACAGCAGACTTGGTCAGGCAAGCCAGCGTTCAAGTTGTCGGCAAGGAGGCCGCTGTGTCGCAGGAGGAAGTACATCTTGCTCTCGATCCGGAAGCATTTATGAATACTCGTATTAGTGCAGGGAGCGTTAGCCCAACAGAGGTCAATGTACTCcttgttgaagctgaagcacTGTTGAACGAGAACAGGAGGTGGGTGCAGAAGCGGTGGGCGGGACTACTCAAAGCGAGAAAGGACCTGGATGCGGCTATAGAGGCCATTGTCAAGGGATGA
- a CDS encoding sugar porter (SP) family MFS transporter (similar to Coccidioides immitis RS XP_001246350.1): MASTVHNGDDHHGVALSKVDTDQNIDDLIYAAQIRTEVEKTMSIWQAMKKYPKAIFYSMILSFCLVMEGYDVSLLGSFFGLPQFRKRFGEQLPNGDYQVTSAWMSGLQNGGQVGQICGLMIAGVLAERYGYKKTLLGALFMTIAFIFLFFFAKNIGYLFAAEVLCGLPWGAFQTLTTTYAADVTPIPLRPILTTYVNMCWVIGQLISTGTLRGMLQREDDWAWRIPYAIQWVFPPIIILGVLFAPESPTWLVRKERVEDARKALRELTRSTDEEIDQTIAMISHTDRLEKHLQEGTSYLDCFKGTNLRRTEIACMVWVAQVFCGVWFGGNVVYFLQQAGFDSEKSFSFGVGTNGIALAGTIAAWFVLPRVGRRALYLVGLTTMLVVLMAVGFMGIPDPIPALGWASGALMMVYVVTYDLTVGPVCYCLVAEIPSTRLRIKTVVLARNSYNIACIGANFLNPPILNPSSWNLRGKGGFIWSAFCLLCLVWSYFRLPESRGRSPAELDMLFEKGVSAREFGGHYVEPFRRDLVADGDHPVKSVPMDIEKS, encoded by the coding sequence ATGGCGTCCACCGTCCACAATGGAGACGACCATCATGGTGTCGCGCTCAGCAAAGTCGACACCGACCAAAACATAGACGACCTCATCTACGCCGCCCAAATCCGGACCGAAGTCGAAAAGACAATGTCCATCTGGCAAGCCATGAAGAAGTACCCCAAGGCCATCTTCTACTCCATGATTCTATCCTTCTGCCTCGTCATGGAAGGCTACGACGTCTCCCTACtcggcagcttcttcggTCTGCCACAGTTCCGCAAACGATTCGGCGAGCAGCTCCCCAACGGAGACTACCAAGTCACATCGGCGTGGATGTCGGGCCTCCAGAACGGCGGGCAGGTCGGCCAGATCTGCGGGCTCATGATTGCGGGCGTCCTCGCCGAGCGGTACGGGTACAAGAAGACGCTGCTGGGGGCGCTGTTCATGACCATCGCCTTTATTTTcctgttcttcttcgccaagaATATCGGGTACTTGTTTGCGGCGGAGGTGCTGTGCGGTTTGCCGTGGGGTGCGTTCCAGACACTCACTACTACGTATGCTGCTGATGTGACGCCTATTCCGCTGCGGCCTATTCTCACGACGTACGTGAACATGTGCTGGGTTATAGGGCAGCTGATCAGCACGGGAACCCTGCGAGGTATGCTGCAGAGAGAAGATGACTGGGCGTGGAGAATCCCCTACGCGATACAATGGGTGTTTCCGCCCATTATTATACTAGGCGTGCTGTTTGCGCCTGAGAGTCCAACATGGCTCGTACGAAAGGAAAGGGTGGAGGATGCGCGCAAGGCTCTCCGCGAACTAACCCGCTCGACCGACGAAGAAATCGACCAAACCATTGCCATGATCTCCCACACCGATAGACTGGAGAAACATCTCCAGGAGGGCACATCCTACCTCGACTGCTTCAAGGGCACGAATCTGCGCCGCACCGAAATCGCATGCATGGTCTGGGTCGCCCAAGTCTTCTGCGGCGTCTGGTTCGGTGGCAACGTAGTCTACTTCCTGCAGCAGGCGGGCTTTGATTCCGAAAAGTCATTCTCCTTTGGCGTGGGCACCAACGGCATCGCACTGGCGGGCACCATCGCCGCGTGGTTTGTTCTCCCGCGCGTTGGTCGCCGTGCTTTGTATCTCGTCGGTCTGACGACAATGCTGGTTGTGCTCATGGCGGTTGGATTCATGGGCATTCCGGATCCGATTCCCGCGCTGGGATGGGCGTCCGGCGCCCTGATGATGGTGTACGTGGTGACGTATGACTTGACTGTTGGACCTGTGTGCTACTGTCTCGTTGCGGAGATTCCGTCTACGCGATTACGTATCAAGACGGTGGTTTTGGCGAGAAACAGCTATAATATTGCGTGTATTGGGGCCAACTTTTTGAATCCGCCCATTTTGAACCCGAGTTCGTGGAATTTGAGGGGCAAGGGCGGCTTCATCTGGTCTGCGTTTTGTCTgctttgtctggtgtggtcgTATTTTAGGCTTCCTGAGAGTAGGGGCCGATCACCCGCCGAGTTGGACATGTTGTTTGAGAAGGGCGTGAGTGCGAGGGAGTTTGGTGGCCATTATGTCGAGCCGTTTAGGAGGGATTTGGTGGCGGATGGGGATCACCCTGTCAAGTCTGTGCCTATGGACATTGAGAAGTCTTGA